In Paralichthys olivaceus isolate ysfri-2021 chromosome 12, ASM2471397v2, whole genome shotgun sequence, the genomic window ACGTTTAGGATTCACCCGGTGGGGATCACTGATGTCTGCATCAAATGTCAAGTCGGCTCGGCTCATGTTTGTCAAGATATTTTCAGTCCGGACCGACGGCCTCGACTCTGAATCGACTAAAAATAGAGAAATGAACGGATTAATTCGGACTGTACGGTGGGCGGAGATGATTTGAGTTAATGAAAGTGGTCGTCCGGCTTCAGAtctctttatacacagtctatgtttCAGAtctctttatacacagtctgtgtTTCAGATCTCTCTATGTTTCAGAtctctttacacacagtctatGTTTCAGATCTCTCTATGTTTCAGAtctctttacacacagtctatGTTTCAGAtctctttacacacagtctatGTTTCAGAtctctttacacacagtctatGCTTCAGAtctctttacacacagtctatGTTTCAGAtctctttacacacagtctatGTTTCAGAtctctttacacacagtctatGTTTCAGAtctctttacacacagtctatGTTTCAGAtctctttacacacagtctgtgtttcagatctctttacacacagtctatgtttcagatctctctgtgtttcagatctctttacacacagtctatGTTTCAGAtctctttacacacagtctatgtttcagatctctctgtgtttcagatctctttacacacagtctatGTTTCAGAtctctttacacacagtctatGTTTCAGAtctctttatacacagtctatgctTCAGATCCCCAGAACCATCGTGAACGTGGTGCAGATTCTTCCCATGAAGCCTCTGAGAGAAGTGACGAGACCGACGCCGGGGTGTCAGTTTCAAAAGTGacgaacaaaacaaacattcttcttcttcttttagttTAACCTGCTGATCTTGATTTGATAATTAAATCATGTTAGGATAAGGTTTGCATTTCTCTTTTAAAGAACGCTATCAGATGATAAGCTTCATCTCTACACCCTCAAACTTAAAATCCTATAAACTTAAAACTTGTATTCAAACCaaattattatgttattttaattgtaatataaataaatgttcagtAATAGAATATTTTAGAAGTCATTCTAATCAAAACTAATTTCTGACGATAAAGGCTGCTGTAGTATTTTGTCATAATATACTGTggtatttatatatacatttcataGTATTCATATTTATGTACTTTTATGGTATTATTCCATCATATACATATTGTAGTATTTCTATTTATACTAATATTTATATCTACTTGATAGCAATtctatgtttgtatttatattgtattgtttCATCATGTACATATTGTAATATTCATCTTTATACTACTATTTGTGTATATCATATACTATTTATGTAggcatattattttatataaatgtagtATTTAATCATGTACTTAAAGTAATATTTAGTAGTATATATTCAGTATTGTAGTGTCCAGGGATCCTTATTTCACCCGCCTCGTCTAAGATGACGGCTCAACCTCGATCTCATAATGTGACAACCTGATGAAATGATGATCCAGTCGAGTGATAATCTGATAAAGTGATAATCTGATGATCCAGTCGAGTGATAATCTGATTATCTGATCACAGGCAATTCTGCTCGTGTGTCGTTCTACCTGGAGAAAACTCCACTGAGCTGAAGGAGCTGGTTGAGATCAACTTTGAATTCCAGGTGAGCGTCTGTGTTCGGTGACGTGTGAGGAGCCGCTGAAGTCAAGTGTTTGATAAACGAGTTCACATCAGTGCGGCTGATTCTGAAAAAGTCATTTTGTGGTAAAATACCTGCATCATTTCAATCGATCATTTTCAGGCTGAACATATTTACCTTCATTTCAGACTAATCGTCAATGTTTGGTTTGtaatttgcattttttaacatttaaaatgtgcctTTGAGGTCGAGCTGTGTTGATTCAGTCGTCATCACGGGGATTAAAAAGTAGTTTTTCCTGATCTGGAAccagaaatattaatattatccATAATGTGAAATTGTGAACCAGTAATGAAttacacattatatattttattcacaaCATGTTGCCTATTTTAACATTTCTTCTTTACAGAGACGATTAGAGAAGCTTCTTCGCAGCGATCGCTTCTTTAAAAACGACTTTGCTGTCGTTCTGCAGCCGTATTTAGAGAGCGCAGAACCAGCGAGACTTCCTGTacgtctcacacacaaacacacaaagttttctcttaataaaaaactaaaataaaatctatttgaatttaaaaactttttctgTCTTGAATCCAGAACGGGACGATCAACATGAGCTTCTTCGCGGTAGATTGTTTCCACTTCACTGTGAAGGGACACGAGGAGCTGGCAAAGGGCCTGTGGAACAACATGGTGAAGTTTAAAGATTTTATAATGtgaaagtaaagtttatttagTGCAACAAAGTGCAGCTGGAACTGTGGTGGCCTCTCACCTCCATGAGAGGTCGCCTGGAACACAGATGAGATCACAGCAGGTTGCTCAGACTAATATATCAATGTTTGCATCCGAGCTTTTCATAAATGTAAAGTTCTGTTTAATCTTAACTTACAGTGTCGTAGTGTTCTCACAATAACtccatcctgtgtgtgtgtgtgtgtgtgtgtgtgtcactgactgTTTCCTTAGTTCCAGCCTGAAGGAGCCAAAGACAAGATAAAGACGTTGTCAGAGCCGGTGAAACTCATCTGCCCATCGGAGGTACGACTGACACATCAGGAGTTTTTCACGTCTGTTCGTGAAAGTTGTTGACatgagcatgtttttatttcttcactttTCTGCAGGATCATCCTTACATCTACACCAGACCCAAAGTTGCATCGTCTGCACCGTCTGCATCACCTGCATCGTCTGCATCACCTGCATCGTCTGCACCGGCGCTGCGTTGTGTCTCCGTGAtgctggtgtctgtgctgtctgTGCTGTCTGTGTCCGTCACCTTTTATTCCCAGGAATTCAACATAATACTTCCTGGATTAAAGATTTAAGATCCATCAGAGCCACTGACCCTGAATCTTAATCactctaaagggtctaaagggaTAAGATGTATATATTTTAGAAATAAGAATTAACAAAACTCAGGTAATACTATTTTTATaatgctgattttttttcagacGAGTACTTTCAGTGGTTTACAAAAATCATGAACTATGAATCATGAAGTTTCACAGtgagacagatgtgacagaaCATCCTGTTATTCACCTAAAAACTTCATTTCAGTGTTTACAGAATAACTGAATTTCTAAAATAGAGAAATGTTGAGCTCTGATTTTTGATTCTTTACATCTTGttaaatgttggtgtgtgtatacgtgcggctgacttgtgtgtgtgtctgccttcATTGTTTGACATTGGAATAATCTGTGGTGCAAATGATCTGAATAAACTCAAACTGAAATACAACCGTGAAGATCATTTGGTTAAAGAAGCTGAAAATTATAATTAACCAGTGACTGATAGTTTACCCAGTttcacaaatttaaataaaatataataatcattAAGAACTTTTAACTTTGCACATTTCCAACAgtattttaaattcactttaaaTCAACACAtataacaaacagacagacatatttatagaaatatagatatacagacagacatatatatagaaatatagatatacagacagacatatatATATGGAAATGTAGATATACAAACAGACATATAGATAAAGatatatagacagacagacagacagacagacatatatatagaaatatatcaaatatagaTAGACAAGACAGACAAAGAGGtaaataaagagacagacagacatatatatagaaatatagatATACAAACAGACATATAGATAAAGacatatagacagacagacacatatatatatatatggaaatGTAGATATACTGACAGACATAGATATAGTTATatagacacacagacatatttatagaaatatagatatacagacagacatatagatAAAGATATatcgacagacagacagacatatatatagaaatatagatatatagacagacagacacatatatatagaaatatatcaaatatagatagacaagacagaaaaagaggtaaataaacagacagacagacatatatatatagagagagagaaagagagagagggagaaagagagagagagagaaagaaagagagagagagataaaaagaaaaataaactacTTCATACACATAATGAAAATGAACGGTGGGTGCTGTAGTGCCGCGGTGTGGCCGCCAGGGGCAGCAGAGCCACTGTTTAcaggcagagagcaggaggCTGCACGAGCTGTGGACGCGTGGAAACCGGAGGTCGCGAGAGAAGCTCGTGTAAAGTTGTTGAAACTCGCAGGTGAAGCGGTTCAGGTCGCGTGGGTCTCATGGTGACACTCCAGCCGCTGCCAGGTAACGACTCGCCGGCTCCAGAGCGTCGATCCGGCCGGTAAAGCCCCACATTCCGCCCGCTGACTCCTGCATGCTCGCTAGCTAGCTAACAGTTAGCTGCAGGAGCTACTCGGCTAGCTGGCTAGCGAGGTCCAGCCCCAGGAAAAAGTTGTTTACCTCAAGTTGTGGCCGTGGTCGCCCCCCGAGCTTCCCACGACTTTTCTCCGGGACTAGAGGAGCAGGACCACCGCCTCACACTGGATTTAACACTGCGAGCTGTTAGGAAACTAGCAGGATGTCCGCAGAGGTCGAGAGCAGCCAGGTCGACTCCGGTTTGACAGCGGAGAAGAACCAAAACAAGTCCGAGGCGCAGAGGGAGCAGCCGGGGCAGAGGGGCTCCGAGAAGCCGCCGCAGGACGGCCCCGAGGCGGACAGGAGCCCCGCGGACACCCACAGGAAATGCAATGAAAACGACAAGGAGAACGACCAGGGCGGCGACGCGGACGC contains:
- the LOC109642035 gene encoding phospholipase B1, membrane-associated-like isoform X2, which encodes MSPSPTVPTSVEFVKAADVKVIAAVGDSITTAIASNGSTLASIRFEYRQLAWSIGGYETFQSVITLANIFKLFNPKIMGPSPMITMQGQPTTVNETGFNFAVSGHNTLNIADQIRHMITTLKSHPGLNFQEDWKVVTMLIGMNDICDYCKNKTLFSPDNFIHHITEALDMMMNEIPRTIVNVVQILPMKPLREVTRPTPGCQFQKQFCSCVVLPGENSTELKELVEINFEFQRRLEKLLRSDRFFKNDFAVVLQPYLESAEPARLPNGTINMSFFAVDCFHFTVKGHEELAKGLWNNMFQPEGAKDKIKTLSEPVKLICPSEDHPYIYTRPKVASSAPSASPASSASPASSAPALRCVSVMLVSVLSVLSVSVTFYSQEFNIILPGLKI